A DNA window from Niabella yanshanensis contains the following coding sequences:
- a CDS encoding glycoside hydrolase family 28 protein gives MFWGLNRVFGLVIFILTAASLNARDYRIQDRRTDSVPVREQVGVAALPAEIAPINAPFKMPQLKRPVFPARTITITENGAKEGSKVTDIIQQTIEQLSNLGGGKVMIPKGKWHTGRITLLSNINLEISEGAELYFSGEVEDYRPAVFTRNEGIEVMSLGACIYANGQRNIAVTGKGKLIGPAKGGSVRKQIMTRDVIENVVAHTTPVVQRIYEGRNGAFIFPPMFISPINCNNVLIEGISLENTAFWNIVPVYCDSVIIRGISVHSIGIPRGDGIDIESSRNVLIEYCTLSTGDDAFTIKAGRGYDGLRVNRPTENVVVRNGLVLEGHGGITCGSETASMIRNLYVHDCVFENARSAIRFKTRRPRGGGGENLFYERIRISGSRYAFEWDMLGSATHVGAAASRYPPRAKDALTPVFRNIKAENILIENTTQFIKAIAIPESPLANVLINKIRSTTDNLIAAADVQGLTISNALLSVQNPVVDLLDARNILFNKVTIISPSNKLQLKVEGPLSRQIRFRNSAPSKPTGWDKNTWQKSDAHSSSK, from the coding sequence ATGTTTTGGGGTTTAAACAGGGTATTTGGTTTAGTTATTTTTATACTGACAGCGGCATCTTTAAATGCCCGTGATTACAGGATTCAGGACAGGAGAACCGACAGTGTTCCTGTTAGAGAACAGGTAGGTGTGGCGGCGCTTCCCGCAGAAATAGCTCCTATTAATGCTCCCTTTAAAATGCCTCAATTGAAAAGACCGGTTTTTCCCGCACGCACCATCACTATTACCGAAAACGGTGCCAAAGAAGGATCTAAAGTAACGGATATCATTCAGCAAACTATTGAGCAGCTCAGTAACCTGGGAGGCGGAAAAGTAATGATCCCAAAAGGCAAATGGCATACGGGCCGCATTACGCTTTTAAGCAATATCAACCTGGAAATTTCGGAAGGCGCTGAATTATACTTCAGCGGTGAAGTAGAAGATTACAGGCCCGCTGTTTTTACGCGTAATGAAGGCATAGAAGTGATGTCGCTCGGCGCATGCATTTATGCCAACGGCCAGCGAAATATAGCTGTTACAGGGAAAGGAAAACTGATTGGTCCTGCCAAAGGAGGTTCTGTGCGTAAACAGATTATGACCAGGGATGTGATTGAAAATGTTGTGGCGCATACCACACCCGTAGTTCAACGCATATACGAAGGACGCAACGGGGCGTTTATTTTCCCTCCCATGTTTATATCTCCTATCAACTGCAACAATGTGTTAATAGAAGGTATTTCATTAGAGAACACTGCATTCTGGAATATTGTACCGGTTTATTGTGACAGCGTTATTATTCGGGGCATTTCAGTTCATTCGATAGGCATACCCCGGGGCGATGGCATTGACATTGAATCATCAAGAAATGTGTTAATTGAATACTGTACTCTAAGTACCGGTGATGATGCGTTCACTATCAAGGCCGGGCGTGGTTACGACGGCTTGCGTGTGAACAGGCCTACCGAAAATGTAGTAGTAAGAAACGGACTCGTGTTGGAAGGCCATGGAGGTATTACCTGTGGCAGCGAAACCGCTTCTATGATCCGTAATTTATATGTACACGATTGTGTATTTGAAAACGCCAGATCTGCAATACGTTTTAAAACGCGCAGACCCCGTGGTGGTGGTGGCGAAAATCTTTTCTATGAAAGAATACGGATCAGTGGCTCCCGCTATGCCTTTGAATGGGACATGCTGGGGAGCGCCACTCATGTTGGCGCCGCAGCTTCACGCTATCCGCCCAGGGCTAAGGATGCGCTGACGCCGGTATTCAGGAATATTAAAGCTGAAAATATTCTTATAGAAAATACCACACAATTTATAAAAGCCATTGCTATACCCGAAAGCCCGCTGGCTAATGTTCTTATTAACAAAATAAGATCGACCACAGACAACCTGATTGCGGCTGCTGATGTTCAGGGCTTAACCATCAGCAATGCACTGCTCTCGGTTCAAAATCCGGTTGTAGACCTTTTAGATGCCCGGAATATACTTTTCAACAAAGTAACCATTATAAGCCCGTCTAATAAACTGCAGCTTAAAGTAGAAGGGCCTTTATCCCGTCAAATCCGCTTTAGAAACAGCGCCCCATCTAAACCAACAGGCTGGGACAAAAATACCTGGCAAAAATCCGATGCCCATTCATCTTCTAAATAA